The proteins below are encoded in one region of Knoellia sp. S7-12:
- a CDS encoding fibronectin type III domain-containing protein → MTSQGSTVHEADVGDGGVWITSDVQAKFGRLNKAAAQLDAGVAADVAPGSGLDVLQDGSAVIAWSKATAQLQPIDVATAQFREETATAPAVPSREPGRILPTLVDLRGGTIAAVDPKTGKVWAQRVDARKGIENLSGLGTGAKPLATVGADAVLAVGEDGAVHVASGAKGTVTTIRPSGRLFAKPVTEPSAAKGSLLQVTALGSAWAVYDPARDAVHSSGRTDGVPAGFASTQGQRAYAAVQLPGPKADSVALSGGSGLNMVQLGGGAARGGIEVAEQMNRSGAVPLPAHPVVLAGCVHGAWSEAGKVFYGVNCGREQPVPTGTIDNVSETPLRDGVAFRVNRGVIVLNDLDNGSAWDVQRDKQKIDNWDALIPPPQRDEDNKKKDKNLVDDAVAQQPPTAKPDNLTVRPGRTSKLHVLDNDTDAAGSVLAIDPRDVSATSNPDIRPSVSADGQSIDVTVPAGATAPFQFTYLVGNGKVKAKARAAVKVNIAAEDTNNAPFLREGQAKLAKTAYPVLAGKRLAVPVISDWRDPEADPVLTTVDGDSLSIDGQGRLAYLAPPTPGKAQIDYVVDDGRGGRTKGVVPVEVIALTETRARPPVTQPDVIRGVVGKSLQIEPLGNDIAGADPSDPDDKMHLAGEVRATGALTVDTNLDTNVVTVTPSGAGTFELSYAAQVGGGVAPGRIRVDVIDAADPDAPPVAVGDTATLRDQSPTLVDPLANDYSPRADVLVTQGATGSTSDDSWLQASIYQGRWIRIVALEPAGGATDSTRRGTIRYTVSDGAKKATGEVTVTQRPPLDLNPVVEDDSAVVRQGDTVAVSVLDNDTMADGIPLKIDPTSVKVLGKDVQQSAFASGNVVRFVPWQDKLTTEQPVTVEYAAYPEGMPERAQTGRIAVRVRPLPTTTNPNQVPVARSFSSSVTAGDPLTITVPTSGVDPDGDTVGVTGVVGTNGGPVNLALGRVVATGPSTIRYESFPTASGTEVINYEVVDRFGGVSRAFVRIGVVAPGDAQPPVAIDDSVTAAPGKTVTVPITANDLIARGDSVELEHEKLNPDSEKSQWKVDADDQTVSTKVPEEGAAVHDFVYGITNGLFDPSRASLLVRGQKDYLNPPTATDDVAKPKGGEASTAVDVLANDTDIDSDPATLKVVEVLSPNAKIVGSKVEVTVLAHPYTAPYVIEDEDGARGMAVIHVPRGTGGTPFVVEGALIEMDKDSTKTVKLGDYVKSPQSRTLGITSASTISAAPAKNLTLTADADGTLNLTSSGGYVGPASVMFEVTDQMSDDQKDVHTAYVSVPVQIGPKVPLLRCPSTAITVLAGGLPRALDIPTLCRVWLPVGLTMDDIVFTSGWEREASDVELKRSGSGERIVTLSAGSGARSGKGVVRVGVRESDITASVNVTVLGQPTEQASVEDPLANMPPPRLRPITVNGLQEGDSQQVDIRSYLDSPLQDAKCSVDAASVTSGQGLTVTRDGCSITVYAGAKPSPIGRVAISVSDAPGRTANGAVSVTMLGRPDPPTSVAAQADRDAGGRARVSWSAPAYDGGAPIRTYTAKWRGGSTGSLECSASPCTIDGLTNGKDYFFTITATNVVGEGDPSAQSNAARPDTKPGPVNGVTMASRGDGSLTIRWSPPENKGSPVSKYVLRLVPTGGGTPRTVEVAAPATSTTVTGLNNMSEYAVAAQAYNEAGPGPFGTATTMQSAGNPPPPGGFKATPDGPGANKSLAAITLSWNTTSPNGPPLKNYTVKRRVTGGAWADLKTVPASTTRATDQVQYDGRKYDYVVTATNGADLTSPNSAAQSFTSIGQPSNPSVTAATPNNDEKVRLTVSLGQPRAGGFASVRWESSTGASGTHSCGSCPAGGQVTILTGQLRTVDQTFTVTTTNGTRSSNPARSNSVQPYGATPQPVDNGGTTSGQTVTYQWSLPTNGRPIERVTVTGAANHDGGPITSISASGNFAQDLTISITAYSAGGASPVLTMTRRTADPPAPEIYNVGPSPEEYNDPVGVGTCRTSTCPKVNYSVRNFPPNTTWNAVCESERAGNSTSRPAVIDASGSGVTMRRYCLFARGGVGQVRMHLWIGDQHVYSPWSPF, encoded by the coding sequence GTGACCTCCCAGGGGTCGACGGTCCACGAGGCTGACGTCGGTGACGGTGGAGTGTGGATCACGTCTGACGTGCAGGCGAAGTTCGGCCGGCTCAACAAGGCGGCTGCTCAGCTCGACGCCGGTGTCGCTGCTGATGTTGCGCCCGGCTCTGGCCTCGACGTCCTGCAGGACGGATCGGCCGTGATCGCCTGGTCCAAGGCCACCGCCCAGTTGCAGCCGATCGATGTGGCCACGGCTCAGTTCCGTGAGGAGACCGCGACCGCACCTGCTGTCCCGTCCCGCGAACCCGGTCGCATCCTGCCCACCCTCGTGGATCTGCGGGGCGGAACGATCGCAGCTGTCGACCCCAAGACCGGCAAGGTCTGGGCTCAGCGCGTCGACGCCCGCAAGGGCATCGAGAACCTCTCGGGTCTGGGCACCGGCGCGAAGCCGTTGGCCACCGTCGGGGCCGATGCCGTCCTGGCTGTGGGTGAGGACGGTGCGGTGCATGTTGCGTCGGGCGCCAAGGGCACGGTCACGACGATCCGCCCGAGTGGTCGCCTCTTCGCCAAGCCGGTCACTGAGCCGAGTGCAGCCAAGGGCAGCCTGCTCCAGGTCACGGCACTGGGGTCGGCCTGGGCGGTCTATGACCCTGCGCGGGATGCCGTCCACAGCAGCGGTCGCACCGATGGCGTCCCTGCGGGATTTGCGTCGACGCAGGGCCAACGCGCGTATGCCGCGGTGCAGCTCCCTGGGCCCAAGGCCGACTCCGTGGCGCTGTCCGGTGGGAGTGGACTGAACATGGTCCAACTCGGTGGCGGTGCTGCGCGCGGCGGCATAGAGGTCGCAGAGCAGATGAACCGCAGCGGAGCGGTCCCCCTTCCGGCCCACCCGGTGGTGCTTGCTGGTTGTGTTCACGGTGCGTGGTCCGAGGCCGGCAAGGTCTTCTATGGCGTCAACTGTGGTCGCGAGCAACCGGTCCCGACGGGCACCATCGACAACGTCAGCGAGACCCCCCTGCGAGATGGTGTCGCTTTCCGGGTCAACCGCGGCGTGATCGTCCTCAACGACCTCGACAACGGCTCCGCCTGGGACGTCCAACGCGACAAGCAGAAGATCGACAACTGGGACGCGCTCATCCCGCCACCCCAGCGCGACGAGGACAACAAGAAGAAGGACAAGAACCTCGTCGACGATGCCGTGGCCCAGCAGCCACCGACGGCCAAGCCCGACAACCTCACCGTCCGGCCAGGACGCACGAGCAAGCTGCACGTCCTCGACAACGACACCGACGCTGCGGGTTCGGTCCTGGCGATCGACCCGCGCGACGTGAGCGCCACCTCGAATCCCGACATCCGCCCCTCCGTCTCCGCCGACGGTCAGAGCATCGACGTCACCGTGCCCGCCGGTGCGACGGCGCCGTTCCAGTTCACCTATCTCGTGGGCAACGGCAAGGTGAAGGCCAAGGCGCGCGCTGCGGTCAAGGTCAACATCGCGGCAGAGGACACCAACAACGCACCCTTCTTGCGGGAGGGGCAGGCGAAGCTGGCCAAGACGGCATACCCCGTTCTTGCCGGCAAGCGACTCGCGGTTCCGGTCATCTCCGACTGGCGTGACCCCGAGGCCGACCCGGTCCTCACGACGGTCGACGGCGACTCGCTGAGCATCGACGGTCAGGGGCGGCTGGCCTACCTCGCGCCGCCGACTCCTGGGAAGGCCCAGATCGACTATGTCGTCGATGACGGGCGGGGCGGGCGCACCAAGGGCGTCGTGCCTGTGGAGGTCATCGCTCTCACCGAGACGCGTGCCCGACCGCCGGTCACGCAGCCTGATGTCATCCGTGGCGTTGTCGGGAAGTCCTTGCAGATCGAGCCGCTGGGCAACGACATCGCCGGCGCGGACCCGAGTGACCCGGACGACAAGATGCACCTCGCCGGTGAGGTCCGGGCGACCGGTGCCCTGACCGTTGACACCAACCTCGACACCAACGTCGTGACGGTCACGCCCTCGGGCGCCGGAACCTTTGAGCTGTCCTACGCGGCGCAGGTCGGGGGTGGCGTCGCACCGGGTCGGATCAGGGTGGACGTCATCGACGCTGCCGACCCGGACGCACCACCGGTGGCAGTCGGGGACACGGCGACGCTGCGTGACCAGTCGCCGACCTTGGTGGACCCGCTGGCCAATGACTACAGCCCTCGGGCCGACGTCCTCGTCACCCAGGGGGCAACCGGTTCCACGAGCGATGACTCGTGGCTGCAGGCGTCGATCTATCAGGGACGCTGGATCCGGATCGTGGCCCTTGAACCCGCGGGCGGCGCCACTGACTCCACCCGCAGAGGCACCATCCGCTACACCGTGAGCGACGGGGCCAAGAAGGCGACCGGCGAGGTGACCGTGACGCAGCGGCCGCCACTGGACCTCAACCCTGTCGTCGAGGACGACTCTGCTGTCGTGCGCCAGGGCGACACGGTCGCGGTGTCAGTGCTCGACAACGACACGATGGCCGACGGCATCCCGCTGAAGATCGACCCCACCAGCGTCAAGGTCCTCGGCAAGGACGTCCAGCAGTCGGCCTTCGCGTCCGGCAACGTCGTGCGGTTCGTGCCCTGGCAGGACAAGCTCACGACCGAGCAACCGGTCACCGTCGAGTACGCCGCCTACCCCGAAGGTATGCCGGAGCGCGCCCAGACCGGCCGCATCGCCGTGCGCGTCCGTCCCCTGCCGACCACGACCAACCCCAACCAGGTGCCGGTCGCGCGCAGCTTCTCGTCCTCGGTCACGGCCGGTGACCCACTCACGATCACGGTCCCGACGTCCGGTGTGGACCCGGATGGCGACACGGTCGGGGTGACCGGTGTCGTCGGGACCAATGGCGGCCCGGTCAACCTTGCGCTCGGCCGAGTGGTCGCGACCGGACCGTCGACGATCAGATACGAATCCTTTCCCACCGCCTCGGGCACTGAGGTCATCAACTATGAGGTGGTCGACCGCTTCGGTGGCGTGAGCCGGGCGTTCGTTCGCATCGGAGTCGTGGCACCGGGAGATGCCCAGCCACCCGTGGCGATCGACGACTCCGTGACCGCGGCCCCCGGCAAGACCGTCACGGTCCCGATCACCGCCAACGACCTCATCGCGCGCGGGGACTCGGTCGAGCTCGAACACGAAAAGCTCAACCCCGACTCCGAGAAGTCGCAGTGGAAGGTCGACGCCGACGACCAGACCGTGTCGACCAAGGTCCCGGAGGAAGGGGCCGCGGTTCACGACTTCGTCTATGGCATCACCAACGGTCTCTTTGACCCGTCCCGGGCGAGCCTGCTCGTGCGTGGTCAGAAGGACTACCTGAACCCGCCGACCGCCACCGACGACGTCGCCAAGCCCAAGGGTGGCGAGGCCTCGACCGCGGTGGACGTGTTGGCCAACGACACCGACATCGACTCCGACCCCGCGACCCTCAAAGTCGTCGAGGTGTTGTCACCCAATGCCAAGATCGTCGGGTCGAAGGTCGAGGTCACCGTCCTCGCCCACCCCTACACCGCGCCCTACGTCATCGAGGACGAGGACGGCGCCAGAGGGATGGCCGTCATCCACGTTCCACGTGGAACGGGCGGAACACCGTTCGTCGTCGAGGGCGCCCTCATCGAGATGGACAAGGACTCCACCAAGACGGTCAAGCTCGGCGACTACGTGAAGTCGCCGCAGAGCCGGACCCTGGGCATCACCTCGGCCAGCACCATCTCTGCGGCCCCGGCCAAGAACCTCACCCTGACCGCCGACGCCGACGGCACGTTGAACCTCACGTCGTCCGGTGGTTATGTCGGGCCGGCGTCGGTGATGTTCGAGGTCACCGACCAGATGAGTGATGACCAGAAGGACGTCCACACGGCATACGTCTCGGTTCCGGTGCAGATCGGACCCAAGGTTCCGCTCCTGCGCTGCCCGAGCACGGCCATCACGGTTCTCGCGGGCGGGCTCCCGCGTGCCCTCGACATCCCCACGCTCTGCCGAGTCTGGCTTCCCGTCGGTCTCACTATGGACGACATCGTCTTCACGTCCGGGTGGGAACGCGAGGCCTCTGACGTCGAGCTCAAGCGGAGTGGTTCCGGGGAGCGCATCGTGACGTTGAGTGCAGGGTCGGGTGCTCGATCGGGCAAGGGCGTGGTGCGCGTCGGGGTTCGCGAGTCCGACATCACCGCATCGGTGAACGTCACGGTCCTCGGCCAGCCCACTGAGCAGGCCAGCGTGGAGGATCCGCTCGCCAACATGCCCCCGCCGCGGCTGCGACCCATCACCGTCAACGGACTCCAGGAGGGCGACAGCCAGCAGGTCGACATCCGTTCCTATCTCGACTCCCCGCTCCAGGATGCAAAGTGCTCCGTCGACGCAGCGTCGGTCACGAGCGGTCAGGGCCTGACGGTCACGCGTGATGGTTGTTCCATCACGGTCTACGCTGGAGCGAAGCCGAGCCCCATCGGTCGGGTCGCGATCAGCGTGTCGGACGCCCCGGGTCGCACGGCCAACGGTGCCGTCAGTGTGACGATGCTTGGCCGACCTGACCCGCCGACCAGCGTTGCGGCACAGGCCGATCGGGACGCTGGCGGTCGAGCCCGGGTCAGCTGGTCGGCACCGGCCTATGACGGCGGCGCCCCGATCCGCACCTACACCGCCAAATGGAGGGGCGGGTCGACCGGCAGCCTTGAGTGCTCGGCCTCACCGTGCACCATCGACGGGCTCACGAACGGCAAGGACTACTTCTTCACGATCACCGCGACCAACGTTGTCGGCGAAGGTGATCCCAGTGCGCAGAGCAACGCTGCCCGGCCCGACACCAAGCCCGGCCCGGTGAACGGCGTGACGATGGCCAGCCGCGGCGACGGTTCGCTGACGATCCGGTGGAGTCCCCCAGAGAACAAGGGCTCGCCCGTGTCGAAGTACGTCCTGCGTCTCGTTCCCACGGGCGGTGGCACGCCCCGCACCGTCGAGGTTGCCGCGCCAGCCACGTCGACGACCGTGACCGGGCTCAACAACATGAGTGAGTATGCCGTCGCGGCCCAGGCCTACAACGAGGCCGGACCAGGTCCGTTCGGCACGGCGACAACGATGCAGTCCGCCGGAAACCCGCCACCTCCAGGCGGATTCAAAGCGACCCCTGATGGTCCCGGAGCCAACAAGAGCCTCGCCGCGATCACCCTGTCCTGGAACACGACCAGCCCCAACGGCCCGCCGCTGAAGAACTACACCGTCAAACGTCGGGTCACCGGCGGCGCCTGGGCTGACCTCAAGACCGTCCCGGCCTCGACGACTCGGGCTACCGACCAGGTGCAGTACGACGGGCGCAAGTACGACTACGTCGTCACCGCGACCAACGGTGCAGACCTCACCTCACCCAACAGCGCCGCCCAGTCCTTCACCTCGATCGGCCAGCCCTCCAATCCTTCGGTGACGGCCGCCACCCCCAACAACGATGAGAAGGTGCGGCTCACCGTCAGCCTCGGGCAGCCCCGCGCGGGCGGCTTCGCGTCGGTCCGGTGGGAGTCGTCGACCGGCGCGTCCGGCACGCACTCATGTGGGTCCTGTCCCGCAGGGGGCCAGGTGACGATCCTGACCGGTCAACTGCGCACGGTCGACCAGACCTTCACGGTGACGACGACCAACGGCACCCGCTCGTCGAACCCCGCGCGGAGCAACTCGGTCCAGCCATATGGCGCGACGCCTCAGCCGGTGGACAACGGCGGCACGACGTCCGGCCAGACCGTGACCTACCAGTGGAGCCTGCCAACGAACGGTCGCCCGATCGAGCGCGTGACGGTCACCGGCGCGGCGAACCACGACGGCGGTCCGATCACATCGATCTCGGCCAGCGGCAACTTCGCCCAGGACCTCACGATCTCCATCACGGCCTATTCCGCTGGTGGTGCGTCACCGGTCCTCACCATGACCCGTCGCACCGCTGATCCGCCGGCGCCGGAGATCTACAACGTCGGGCCGAGCCCGGAGGAGTACAACGACCCCGTTGGGGTCGGAACCTGTCGAACCTCGACGTGCCCGAAGGTGAACTACAGCGTTCGCAACTTCCCGCCCAACACCACGTGGAACGCGGTGTGTGAGTCCGAGCGGGCGGGCAATTCCACGTCCCGTCCCGCCGTGATCGACGCCTCCGGCAGTGGAGTGACGATGCGGCGTTATTGCCTCTTCGCTCGCGGTGGTGTCGGTCAGGTCAGGATGCACCTCTGGATTGGCGATCAGCATGTGTACTCGCCATGGTCGCCGTTCTGA